One Ostrea edulis chromosome 2, xbOstEdul1.1, whole genome shotgun sequence genomic region harbors:
- the LOC130052335 gene encoding uncharacterized protein LOC130052335, whose translation MKNTVVLLGLLCLIGSCFALECYVCLGQRTNKDKCVKTTIQCEKEQDACRTEIRWQQPRFWQRVSERYHNISKSCETKATCDAQSAAMGFKCMRDWYRDWNCVECCQGDRCNYYVTLGGSSTQLSYVLLSIALVSQALYHLYR comes from the exons atgaagaataCAGTGGTCCTTTTGGGTCTTCTGTGTTTAATTGGCTCAT GTTTTGCTCTGGAATGCTATGTATGTTTGGGTCAGAGAACAAATAAAGACAAATGCGTTAAGACAACCATTCAGTGTGAGAAAGAGCAAGATGCCTGCAGGACAGAAATCAGATGGCAGC AGCCGAGATTCTGGCAGAGAGTCAGCGAGAGGTACCACAACATCTCAAAGTCATGTGAAACAAAAGCCACTTGTGATGCCCAGTCAGCTGCTATGGGATTCAAGTGTATGAGAGATTGGTACCGGGACTGGAACTGTGTGGAGTGTTGTCAGGGAGACAGATGCAATTACTATGTAACG TTGGGAGGAAGTTCTACACAGCTGAGTTATGTTCTCTTGTCCATTGCTTTGGTTTCCCAGGCACTTTACCATCTGTACAGGTAG